The DNA window CTGGAACCACTGCGGGAAGGCGTTGTTCGCGCTCTCCCAGTAGGTCGAGGTGTTCCCGTCCACGGCGTTGGCCGGCACGTAGTTCTGGTTGGAACCGCTCGCCGTGGCCGGCTGGTTCAGCGCCAGGTTCGGGTTCGGCGGAGGGTTCCCGCCGCCGGACGCCGCCAGCGCCAGGTAGTTGGCGTTCCATCCGCCGTTGTCCTCGTTGAGCGTCAGCACCTGCTGTCCGGCCGGCAGCGTCACGGTCGCCGTCACCGTCGTCCAGTTCTGCCAGCCGCCGGTCGCCGGGATGTTCACCGCGCCGGACAGGTTGGTGCCGGAGGCGTTCGACAGGTGCAGCGCCCCGGTGACCGCGGACGGCGCCGCCACCCGGAAGCTCACCGTGTACGCCCCGGCGCTCGCCACGTTCACCGTGTACCGGAACCACTGCCCGCCGGAGGTCCACCCGAGGTCGTATCCCCCGCCGGTGTCCGACGTCGCCTCCAGGTCCACGCCGTCCGAGCGGTAGGCGTTGCCGGAGCCGTTGGTCGAGGTCACGTGATACGCGACGCCCTCCCCGCCGGTGTCGTAGTTCTCAGCCTGCACCGTGCCCGGGACCGCGGCCGGCGTGCCTCCGTACGGCCCCTCGGGCGTCCCGCCGCCGCCCTGCCAGCTGTTGCCGCTGACCGTCGCGGTGAAGCCGCTGGAGTTGTTGATGTACGGCTGCAGGCCGCTGCCGAGCCCGGTGACCGTGTTGCCGGTGATCGACGCCGAGCCGCTGGGCGCCGGGTAGAACGGCGGCTGGATCACGATGCCGTTGCGCGACGGCGAGGTGATCGTGTTGTTGGCGAAGGTGCTGTTCGTGGACTGCGAGAACCCGACCCCGTCGTAGAGCGAGTTCGTGATCGTGTTCCCGGTGGCGTTGACGCTGTCCACGACGCCGGTGTTCTGGCCGTCGCCGCCGTTGCCGATGTGGAACGCCGGCTGCCCCTGGTTGTAGGCGTCGCCGCCGGAGCGCACGACCACGTTGCCGGACACGGTCGCGCCGTGCAGGTCGCTGCCGTTGACCCCGAACCGCCCGGCGCCCAGGCCGATGTAGCGGGCCGTGTCGCTGATGTAGTTGTTCTGCACGTGGTGGCCGGAGCCGCCGTAGATCCCGATCCCCTTGCCGCCCCACGGCGCGATCAGCGTGTTGTTCGTCAGCGTCACGTTCGACATCGCGGTGTACGTCGTCGAGCCGTTGTACGCGACCGAGTTGATCGCCATCGCGTCGTCGCCGGTGCCGCGCACGAAGTTGTTGGTCGCGGTCAGGTTGTTCCCGACGGTGCCGGTCAGCGAGACGTTGTTCAGGTTGATGCCGTCGGCCCACTCGCTGGTGACCCGGCTGTTCCGGACGGTGCCGCCGGTCCCGGACGCCCAGAACCCTGATTCGGTGTGCTGGTTCCACATCCCGTCGGCGACCCAGTTAGTGCCGGTGGTGTCCATCGCGCCGCCGTCGCCGCCGGCCGTGCCCCGGCTGGTGGCGTCGGAGTCGATGTGGAAGTTCTGCACGGTGCACGAGGTCACCGAGAACACCGCCGCCAGCGGCTGGCTGTTGGGCAGCGGGACGTCACGGTAAATCGTGCTGTACCACATGCCGGCGCCGGCGATCGTGATCCCGGCGGCCTGCAGGCCGGTCGTGCCCTTGAGGTAGAACGTGCCCTGCGGGATCCACAGCGTCTTGTTCTGCGACTGCGCCTGGTTGATGCAGTTCTGGATGGCCGCGGTGCTGTCCTGGGCCCCCGGATCGGCGCTGCCGTTGGTCGGGGCGTTGTCGGCCACCGCGCCGCAGTCGGTGATCGAGATCGAGTTCGCCGGCTGCGCGATCGGCGCCGGCGGGTTCTCGGTGTCCACGACGTCCACGTCGTAGGACGAGGCGCTGTTCGCGGAGTCCTTCACCACCGAGAAGGTGCTGCCGGGGGCGATCGCGGCGCCGGTGAGGAAGGTGTGCGACTCGTCCCAGAAGACGCGCGGGTCGCCGTCGGCGGGGTTCTTGTCGTCGCTGTTGTTGTAGTTCGTGCCCTCGTAGATGTAGGTCTGCTTGGAGTTGACGTTCAGCGCCTGCCGGAAGACGCCGTTGACGTACAGGTCGAGCGTGGACGTGATGCCGCCGCCGGACGGCGCGTCGGGGATGCTGACGCGCACGTTCAGGAAGCTGATCGGGGCTCCCGTCGTGTTCGTCCACTGCACCCCCTGCCCGGTGGAGCCCAGGTGCACGTACCCGTGCCCGGACGCCTCCAGCGCCGCGCTGGAGTACTCCGTCGTCGGCGGCGCGGTCAGCGACACCGCCGAGGCCCCGCCGAGCAGCGTGCCGGTCTCGGCTTCCATGCTGGTGAAGCCCTGGCTCGCACCGACCGAGGCCGCGGTCCTGACGACGGCCGGGCCGGTGTCGTGGGGCGCCGCGAGTGCGGTCACGGGGGCCACCACGAGGGCGAGCGGGAGCAGGCGCGGCAGGAAGCCGCGCACGGTGGGGCGATGTGGTCTCATCGCAACTCCTCTCCATGCGTGGGTCACCGTATAGATTTCGCGCAGGTGTCGCAATACTCAGATGGAGTTGCGCAAAAAACTGATACAGAGTTTGCAAAGAAGGGATGTTGAGCCCGCGGCGTCGCAGAATCCGGTCGACCGGGCTCGCGGTGCCTGGCAGGATGCGAACCCGTGCCCCGACCAGCCCGCTCAGGCCCGTCCACCGGCCGGAGCCGGGATCGAGGGTCGTTTTTCGCGCTGCTCACCGCGAACGTCGTCTCCGTCACCGGAAACGCGCTGACCGAGCTGGGCGTCCCGTGGTTCGTCCTGGTGACGACCGGCAGCGCGACCCGCGCCGGCATCGTCGCCTTCTGCGCGATGGCACCGGTGGTCGCCTCGTCCGCACTGCTCGGACCGCTGATCGACCGGTACGGCCGGCGCCGCGCCGCCGTACTCTCCGACCTTTCCAGCGCTGCCTTCACCGCCACGATCCCACTCCTCCAGGCGGCCGGAGAGCTGCGGTTCTGGGCACTGTGCCTGCTCATGGGTCTCGCAGGCTTCTGCCACGCGCCCGGCGACGCGGCGCGCTCCGCACTCGTGCCGGACCTGGCCGCACGCTCCAGGACGGCACTCGGCCGGGCGGCAGGACTCTACGACGGCGCCGCACGCTGCGCGAGCATGCTCGGCGCGGCGCTCGGCGGCGTGCTGATCACGTCGCTGGGCCCGAGCCGCGTCCTGTTCGTCGATGCCGGCACGTTCGCCGTCTCGGCCGGCACCATCGCCCTGGGGCTGCGCGGCGTCACAGAAGCCTGCGACAGCCCGAGAGCGCGAATATCCCTCACCACCTACCGCGCCGATCTCGTCGAGGGAATCCGCATGGTCGTGCGCACGCCGCTGCTGGTCGGCATATGTGCCACCGCGCTGCTGGCGCAGGGCTTGGACCAGGCATGGAGCACAGTGCTGCTGCCCGACGACGTGCGCACCAAGTTCGGCTCTGCGGTCGCGCTCGGACTGCTCGAAACCCTGTTCGGGCTGTTCGCCTTCGCCGGCGCGCTCCTCTACAGCGCCTACGGCGACCGCGTCAGGCGCCGGTGGCTCTACGCCGTGTCGTTCCTCATCGTCGGCGCGCCGCGCTTCCTCGTCGCCGCCTCGACGCACACCCTGGTCCCGCTCGCCCTCATGATGGCCGTCGAGGGCTTGGCCTGCGGCTGCCTCAACCCGATCATCAGCGCCACGGTCTACGACACCGTTCCACAACGGCTGCGCAGCCGCGTTCTGGGCGCCATGACCTCGGCCGCACTGCTGGTGGCTCCGCTCGGCGGGCTCGTCGCCGGCTACTCCGTCAGCGCTGCCGGGCTCGACACCACGCTGCTGGCCGTCGCAGGAATCTACCTGCTCGTGACCCTCGTCCCCGCCGTCCACCCGGCGTGGCGTGCCATGGACCCGGCCCGCGAGCACCGACGCTGAAGGCGCCCGGCCGGAAGAACCGGCCGAGCGCCCCTCAAGCGTCAAGCAGACCGCTGTTCAGCGATGGGATCAGTTGTCCGCCGAGCCGGGCAGGAACGCACCCGGAACATCGTTCGGCGCCAGGATCTTGCTGTCCCCCGGGTAGGCCTTGGTCCACCCGGTGGTCTGGTAGTACGTGTACCGGTTCATCAGCACCGGGTTCGCGAAGTCCGGCATCGCGCCGGCACCGGTCAGGTGCTGCAGCGAGGCCCACGACTTCCACTGCGCCGCGACCGCCGCCTGAGCGGCCGGGACGGCCGTGGCGGTGGTGTCGGCCTTGGCGACCGAGGACGTGGTCTGGC is part of the Catenulispora sp. EB89 genome and encodes:
- a CDS encoding MFS transporter, with translation MPRPARSGPSTGRSRDRGSFFALLTANVVSVTGNALTELGVPWFVLVTTGSATRAGIVAFCAMAPVVASSALLGPLIDRYGRRRAAVLSDLSSAAFTATIPLLQAAGELRFWALCLLMGLAGFCHAPGDAARSALVPDLAARSRTALGRAAGLYDGAARCASMLGAALGGVLITSLGPSRVLFVDAGTFAVSAGTIALGLRGVTEACDSPRARISLTTYRADLVEGIRMVVRTPLLVGICATALLAQGLDQAWSTVLLPDDVRTKFGSAVALGLLETLFGLFAFAGALLYSAYGDRVRRRWLYAVSFLIVGAPRFLVAASTHTLVPLALMMAVEGLACGCLNPIISATVYDTVPQRLRSRVLGAMTSAALLVAPLGGLVAGYSVSAAGLDTTLLAVAGIYLLVTLVPAVHPAWRAMDPAREHRR
- a CDS encoding carbohydrate-binding protein → MRPHRPTVRGFLPRLLPLALVVAPVTALAAPHDTGPAVVRTAASVGASQGFTSMEAETGTLLGGASAVSLTAPPTTEYSSAALEASGHGYVHLGSTGQGVQWTNTTGAPISFLNVRVSIPDAPSGGGITSTLDLYVNGVFRQALNVNSKQTYIYEGTNYNNSDDKNPADGDPRVFWDESHTFLTGAAIAPGSTFSVVKDSANSASSYDVDVVDTENPPAPIAQPANSISITDCGAVADNAPTNGSADPGAQDSTAAIQNCINQAQSQNKTLWIPQGTFYLKGTTGLQAAGITIAGAGMWYSTIYRDVPLPNSQPLAAVFSVTSCTVQNFHIDSDATSRGTAGGDGGAMDTTGTNWVADGMWNQHTESGFWASGTGGTVRNSRVTSEWADGINLNNVSLTGTVGNNLTATNNFVRGTGDDAMAINSVAYNGSTTYTAMSNVTLTNNTLIAPWGGKGIGIYGGSGHHVQNNYISDTARYIGLGAGRFGVNGSDLHGATVSGNVVVRSGGDAYNQGQPAFHIGNGGDGQNTGVVDSVNATGNTITNSLYDGVGFSQSTNSTFANNTITSPSRNGIVIQPPFYPAPSGSASITGNTVTGLGSGLQPYINNSSGFTATVSGNSWQGGGGTPEGPYGGTPAAVPGTVQAENYDTGGEGVAYHVTSTNGSGNAYRSDGVDLEATSDTGGGYDLGWTSGGQWFRYTVNVASAGAYTVSFRVAAPSAVTGALHLSNASGTNLSGAVNIPATGGWQNWTTVTATVTLPAGQQVLTLNEDNGGWNANYLALAASGGGNPPPNPNLALNQPATASGSNQNYVPANAVDGNTSTYWESANNAFPQWFQVDLGSAHSVGRVVLNLPPASAWSTRTETILIQGSTDGTNYTTLVPSQGYTFDPSTGNTASVTFGAASVRYLKLTFTANTGWPAGQLSEAGVYAS